The following are encoded together in the Bradyrhizobium algeriense genome:
- a CDS encoding ABC transporter substrate-binding protein: MTKKNSSDKSAGLSRRTLLRAGAATIGAAAFPMPVIAQTKPFAGVTLRGASFQHRFFTLLQSYIPEFEAQTGMKVDLQLSAFPVYNQQANLELSSGGSAFDFVNVTFILAARWVAAGLLANLDEFTGDPNLTPAEWKPKDFVEGAQVPYRDAKGATYGYSWEGGAMVMGLSRMDLMEKKGLKIPKTFAELQEVCAAINGTDGVTGLVSFQLHHWCLPPYIQGFGGNIFRNPPTDIMPALNSPEAVQAVEFYANLLKNYAPKGVLTYTEDQARQALLTGRSNIFIHSSAWITPILMSGDSKVKDTSRVVRMPAGPVRDFPAANSQGLGIPKNAKNKKAAWEFIKWALSPEISMRLVKEHGHSSVCRRSVIESEEYRKLNTVNGQDLGALYLEVLGLPAKGENYMAYRTVKEFPIVGDVLNKAFEQVATGQLPAQAAMNAAQEQAIANMRRAGTAL, translated from the coding sequence ATGACCAAGAAGAATTCGAGCGATAAATCCGCGGGCCTCAGCCGCCGAACGCTGCTTCGGGCCGGCGCCGCCACCATCGGCGCGGCGGCATTCCCGATGCCGGTCATAGCGCAGACCAAACCCTTTGCCGGCGTCACGCTGCGCGGCGCGTCATTCCAGCACCGCTTCTTCACCCTGCTGCAGAGTTACATTCCCGAGTTCGAGGCGCAGACCGGCATGAAGGTCGATCTGCAGCTCTCGGCGTTTCCGGTCTACAACCAGCAGGCCAATCTCGAACTGTCGTCGGGCGGCTCGGCCTTCGACTTCGTCAACGTCACCTTCATTCTCGCCGCACGCTGGGTGGCGGCAGGCCTGCTCGCCAATCTCGATGAGTTCACCGGCGATCCCAATTTGACGCCGGCGGAGTGGAAGCCGAAGGATTTCGTCGAAGGCGCGCAGGTGCCTTACCGCGACGCCAAGGGCGCCACCTACGGCTATTCCTGGGAAGGCGGCGCCATGGTGATGGGCCTCTCCCGAATGGATTTGATGGAGAAGAAGGGGCTGAAGATTCCGAAGACCTTTGCCGAGTTGCAGGAGGTCTGCGCCGCGATCAACGGCACCGATGGGGTCACCGGCCTCGTCAGCTTCCAGCTTCACCACTGGTGCCTGCCGCCCTACATCCAGGGCTTTGGCGGCAACATCTTCCGCAATCCGCCCACCGACATCATGCCGGCGCTGAACTCGCCGGAAGCGGTTCAGGCGGTCGAGTTCTACGCGAACCTGTTGAAGAACTACGCGCCAAAGGGCGTGCTGACATACACCGAAGATCAGGCGCGCCAGGCCCTGCTCACCGGCCGCTCCAACATCTTCATCCATTCCAGCGCATGGATCACGCCGATCCTGATGTCCGGCGATAGCAAGGTGAAAGACACCTCGCGCGTCGTGCGGATGCCGGCCGGGCCAGTGCGGGATTTCCCGGCTGCGAACAGCCAAGGGCTCGGCATTCCCAAGAACGCCAAGAACAAGAAGGCGGCCTGGGAATTCATCAAATGGGCGCTCAGCCCGGAAATCTCGATGCGGCTCGTCAAGGAGCACGGCCATTCCTCGGTCTGCCGCAGATCCGTGATCGAGAGCGAGGAATATCGCAAGCTCAACACGGTGAATGGCCAGGACCTCGGCGCGCTCTATCTCGAGGTGCTGGGACTGCCGGCCAAGGGCGAGAACTACATGGCCTATCGCACCGTGAAGGAATTCCCGATCGTCGGCGATGTCCTTAACAAGGCCTTCGAACAGGTGGCGACCGGGCAGCTGCCGGCCCAGGCTGCGATGAACGCCGCGCAGGAGCAGGCGATTGCCAATATGCGCCGGGCCGGGACTGCGCTTTGA
- a CDS encoding sugar ABC transporter permease, translated as MSGKGLVDAERRRFNAIALAPSLIVLFMIAGLPAIYLVVTSLTPFQLVNPGSSTDFSSPLRNYRLLPDDPRFVNSLWVQAKLSFWGVLFQVLLGMLLALLLHTQSRVVEFARTFFLIPMVLPPIVVAIIWKLIYTPDISPLYYVAGLLNIAMPSLTSSVDFALTAIIIADTWEWLPFTFLMVLAALQTIPDEFSEAALVDGANRLQVFFYITLPFITPILVISGMFRLIDSVKAFPLVFLLTGGGPGSVTEVTNYYAYLLAFDFNEIGYSSAVTIVMLLLVVAVSLGVVWMGRRREAMA; from the coding sequence TTGAGCGGAAAAGGACTGGTCGATGCCGAGCGCCGCCGCTTCAACGCTATCGCGCTGGCGCCGAGCCTGATCGTGCTGTTCATGATCGCGGGCCTGCCCGCGATCTATCTGGTCGTGACCAGCCTGACGCCATTCCAGTTGGTCAATCCCGGCTCGTCGACCGATTTCAGTTCGCCGTTGCGCAACTATCGCTTGCTGCCTGATGATCCGCGTTTCGTCAATTCGCTGTGGGTGCAGGCAAAACTGTCGTTCTGGGGCGTGCTGTTCCAGGTCCTGCTCGGCATGCTGCTGGCGCTGTTGCTGCACACGCAGTCGCGCGTCGTGGAATTCGCCCGCACCTTCTTCCTGATCCCGATGGTGCTGCCGCCGATCGTGGTGGCGATCATCTGGAAGCTGATCTATACGCCCGACATCAGCCCGCTCTACTACGTCGCCGGCTTGCTCAACATCGCGATGCCGTCGCTGACCTCCAGCGTCGATTTTGCCTTGACCGCGATCATCATCGCCGACACCTGGGAATGGCTTCCGTTCACGTTCCTGATGGTGCTGGCCGCGTTGCAGACCATTCCGGACGAATTTTCCGAAGCGGCGCTGGTCGATGGCGCCAACCGGCTGCAGGTATTCTTCTACATCACGCTGCCCTTCATCACGCCGATCCTGGTGATCTCGGGCATGTTTCGCCTGATCGACAGCGTGAAAGCCTTCCCGCTGGTATTCCTGCTGACCGGCGGCGGGCCGGGCAGCGTCACCGAGGTGACGAACTATTACGCTTACCTGCTGGCGTTCGATTTCAACGAGATCGGCTATTCCAGCGCAGTCACAATTGTGATGCTGCTGCTCGTCGTCGCCGTCAGCCTCGGCGTGGTGTGGATGGGCCGCCGTCGGGAGGCCATGGCATGA
- a CDS encoding carbohydrate ABC transporter permease: MSDGISGPIRRSASVRRLVAIGVTLIVLLSPFLWLLQMSFKSNDLILQFPPPLIFTPTLQNYASLWQGAFPVSFVNSLMSASFSTALALVLGVPAAYALSRWAGRGKHAVSFAILVTRMAPPIAFTIPFFLFYRWIGLLDTVTGLVLVYTSFNLPLVIWMMQPFFETVPPSLEEAALVDGASTRVVFLQIVLPMVTPGIAATAILCFLYAWNDFFFALILTRTNARTAPVAVVNFMNYEGWEWGKIAAGGSLVMAPVLIFSLAVRRYLVSGLTAGAVKG; the protein is encoded by the coding sequence ATGAGTGACGGCATCAGCGGGCCGATCCGCCGTTCGGCCAGCGTTCGCCGGCTCGTCGCGATCGGCGTGACGCTGATCGTGCTGCTGTCGCCGTTCCTCTGGCTGCTGCAGATGAGTTTCAAGTCCAACGACCTGATCCTGCAGTTTCCACCGCCTTTGATCTTCACGCCGACGCTGCAGAACTACGCCTCGCTCTGGCAGGGCGCGTTTCCGGTCTCCTTCGTCAACAGCCTGATGAGCGCCTCGTTCTCCACCGCGCTGGCGCTCGTTCTCGGGGTGCCCGCGGCCTACGCGCTGTCGCGATGGGCGGGGCGAGGCAAGCACGCGGTGAGCTTTGCCATTCTGGTGACGCGGATGGCGCCACCGATCGCGTTCACGATTCCGTTCTTCCTGTTCTACCGCTGGATCGGGCTGCTCGACACCGTCACCGGGCTGGTGCTGGTCTACACCAGCTTCAACCTGCCGCTGGTGATCTGGATGATGCAGCCGTTCTTCGAGACGGTGCCGCCATCGCTGGAAGAGGCGGCGTTGGTCGATGGCGCATCGACCCGTGTCGTCTTCCTCCAGATCGTGCTGCCGATGGTCACGCCCGGCATCGCCGCGACCGCGATCCTGTGCTTTCTCTACGCCTGGAACGACTTCTTCTTCGCGCTGATCCTGACGCGGACCAATGCGCGCACCGCGCCGGTTGCCGTGGTCAACTTCATGAACTACGAAGGCTGGGAATGGGGCAAGATCGCCGCCGGCGGATCGCTTGTCATGGCGCCGGTGCTGATCTTCTCGCTCGCGGTGCGCCGCTATCTGGTGAGCGGGCTGACGGCCGGCGCCGTAAAGGGGTAG